The following is a genomic window from Garra rufa chromosome 4, GarRuf1.0, whole genome shotgun sequence.
tttttatcaAACTCAGTAGTAAATGTATCAACAGAATTTGATCTAGGTTGATGTAACTCATGTAGCAGCACACATGTGAGGTCTTCAacacataaaaacacacacaaatttaAAGGGAACAAACTCTTAAACTCTTAACAACCAGATATATCCATCCTAGTTAAGgactagttaactttctaaagaagTAGTCAgattgtgtgttaaaagtgttcacgagATACCAACCTTACGCTAGCCGTCTTCTCTCCACAAatgatccagacagatgtggtgtgcacagaggggaggggctgtgtgtgtgtgtgtgtgtgtgtgtgtgtgtgtgtaaggggGAGATGCGTGAGTGgcagagagatgaagagagagcagggaaaggaaatgcagttgaacgaatttgttgcgtgttttaaatagcgtacaaaagaataacggaacgcaatatgtgacggtcggtactggttttatttttttttggtcggtgttgaatctgtggcggtcggaatttaatctgtggcgtaccgccacagattcgtctatgtgtgggaaacactggaCAGGCGCCAGAATATTTTCTCTAACGGGGGGCTAGTCCAATATGTGGGGGTGCTACGAAATAATCAATATTCGTGAcgtaaaagttacttttttttttaaagaaaagcagcTCTGGTAGCCTATACACACCACATTTAACAGAAGTAGcctataattaaaattttatttaaaacggccttttaaattatatttaaaactgacacgAATGAAAAAAATAGACACAAACTTAAAACAAGCCCTGCATTCCAGCCCGAGCCCGACGGGCAGCAGTGAGCGCGCTTCAGCGCATTTTTTTTTAGGAGTTCCACAAATCCGCAATCAAGCGCACATAAAAGGCTAACGCATTTGCCTCACGATTGCCTAAAGATTCCTGTTCCTGAACAAGAGAGCCCATTCCATTTTTTTGGAATGGGCTCTCAGCACATAAATTTGTTGATATTGTTTGTGAGGGAACGCAAATATACATAAATCCTTTACAGTTACGAATAATagctattactcttacctttacgtgcaaaaaagtcagcgtattttaagatgtttgcaatgcaagtgaTCACACTTGCTCCTTCATGTCCAGTAAAGCGTGCGTTTAGCCTCCACTCTCCGCACAGACGATAGAATATGAGTCTAATAACAGCGCACATAcaggttaaacgtttaaaactaacattttgatatgcttgaactctttaatatctatagattttattttaggcaagtcgtgatgatttaagaAAGCTAAATTGATCAAGCATATGAACTCACCGTCTGCCACTGGTcgcttcttttaaaaaaaaaaaacgttgccTATATTTAATGGGAAAAAATGctttaaacgtttttttttctaaattaacttcaaaaaaactgaaacaaaatataattacattgtcatttggcctatatacaaaactgaactattttaatagctaaaaAAATGGTAGTATAAGCTGTTTTGGGAGAAGTGGCCAAAAAAGACGATCTTGGGTGGGAGTCTGGCCAGTCTCTTACCAAGAATTCTGCCAAGAGCTGGGCTAGATTTTAGGCTCTTTACACAAAACAACGAAAAATACATGCAAAGGAAAGACTTCAAAGCTGGACAGCACCATGCGCTCCGTGAGACTGGGTTGTGCGCTCAACATTAACAAAATTCATTTGAATGCGTAATTCAACTGTGTATACTTTACACttatattacaaattaaatgAACGGCACATCTCAATCTTAGTGATGatgtaatggattaaatgtagcctaatgCATGAAACTGCGCTCACATGACGCGTGTGTAAGAATACTGTGACAAACAGCACGGGACAGCAGCACTCCTCTATCTCAGCTGGTTGGGGGGGCTAAACCGAGATATTCACAATTCTAACGGGGCTATAGCCCCCTAGTCCCTTTGTAGAGCAGTCCCTGTCTGCAAGTGAGTGGCACGTctttctttatgtacctaattatgaaggaaataataaacataaccatatatgtgaccctggaccacaaaaccagtcttaagtcgctggggtatatttgtagcaatagccaaaaatacattgtatgggtcaaaattgttgatttttcttttatgccaaaaatcattaggaaattaagtaaagatcatgatccatgaagatattttgtaaaattcctactataaatatatcaaaatgtaatttttgattagtaatatgcattgttaataacttaatttgaagaactttaaaggtgattttctcagtatttagatttttttgcactctcagatcccagattttcaaatagattgtcctatcctaacaaaccatatatcaatagaaatatCGAATATacgaataaattcaaaattacatAGACCTTAATATAGTTATTCACTGTTTATGTATACAAATCATACAGATTTCTAAATGAGCACTGTCTTTTGTAAACATATGTTGAACATCCAATGGTTATTTTTATCTGATGTACGACTGTAATGTAGGCtctatgaacgtacatttttaataaacagagggaattcccaacattaaaCAAATAACTGTTTACATGCTTAtgacgtttgcattgtgaaaatgtacagtgagacttaaGATATAGAAacactgacttgttatgtgatgttttctcaataaaatcgtataatttcctattcattcaatagaatgtttgcaaatactagggaatactaatatggcggcgcggtggcttcacttttatgacttCATGAGCAATCTAGTTCTCtcttatagatcagtggttagaTGCCAAATGCTCTCGTCTCATTCAAGAGGAGGGAGATTGAAGATCAAGAGATTGAAGTGGTGCACACAACATATTTGCCCACTGGCAACTATAGTTGCgcacattcaaatacaattttcaagaaaaaataaaataaaacttgggGGAAACTCGTAAAACTTGTAATGCCATTGGATCCTGTGTAAACAAAAGGCAGGATCAATGCCGTAATGGGTGTGTCGTAGTGAGGATGCATGTTATCGTGCAAGTTCAACTTGATCCTTAGGGGTTTGAAAACTGCCAGTCAGAAAAATATTTTGGTGAATTACAGGCAACACCTCTTTCAGTACCATCTTACATACATGTTGTTGGCAGAAAGTATTTTTTAACTTGTATTGGTCTTTTTGCTTTAGACATGATGCTGCTGAAAGAGAAAAGTGAAGAACTAAATGAAATGGAAGATAAAGTACAGTATGACAAACTTGATTACACTAAAGAAAAATTGTTTAGTTGCTCACAGACTAAAAATACACCTTCACAAAGAAGAGCTCAAAAGACAGAATCTGGAAATAAtttcacctgccaacaatgtggaaagagtttcactaaaaaacaaaaccttaaaatccacatgagaattcacactggagaaaagccttacacctgcaaacaatgtggaagaagATTCATTATAAAAGGaacccttaacagacacatgaggattcacaccggagagaaaccttacacttGCGACCAGTGTGGCATATGTTTTACTCAAATAGGAgtccttaaaaggcacatgagaattcacacaggagagaaaccttacacctgcagACTGTGTGGAAATAGTTTTGTTCGAAAAGGAGGCCTCAAATACCACATGAgtatccacactggagagaagccttacatctgtcaacagtgtggaaagagtttcagccaaCAAGGAAACCTCAATgtccatatgagaattcacatAGAAGAGAGCTTCATCTGCCACCATTGTGGTAGAATATTCACTAAAAAAGgataccttaaagtccacatgagaatccacagTGGAGATAAAACTtaacattataaaaaatgtatatgcccTTAGTGTGGAAAGGATTTAAAGCAACAAGGAAACCTTACAGACCACATGATAATTCACAGAGAAGAAAAGCCTTCCACCTGACAATGGTGTGGGAAGAGTTCCTCTCAACAAGAAAACTTCAAAATCCTCATGATCCGCTGGCCTttaacctgccaacagtgtggatcTGGTTTGAAGTCACATGAAGCATCACGTTGAAGACAAGCTGTTCATTTGTctgaaagggacagttcactcaaaaaattgTTGACCCTCAAGTTGTCCAAAacatgtatgagtttctttctttgaTTTATGACTCCCTAAGTGGATATACACAGGCACACCTGCTGATTTATCACCTGAAGACTGGCGTCCTTTGAAATATTCCATATATTCCTGGCGAATGAGGAAGTGTTGAATTGGTGTATTTGTTATTGCACTGTAATATTCTGGTATGGACtgattttttatttgttcattccgTATTTAATAAATTCTTTATTTGCCCTCATGAGTTAAtttcttatttgtatattttagtcATTTGTTTAGCATGTTGTCCTTTGATTTCATTGtcaatattgtaaatattactaTGTTCCTTCACCACAAAGGTAGAGATTGGGTGCCTTTGAACTCAGAAAAGAACACTGTAATTGATTTGCTGTACTTTCTGTCACATATGAAAATGTAAACAGTATATTGTCCACAGCTCATCAATGTAATCTGTGTGATTAATGCCTCCCTGAGAATACCTATTAGACATGGCGTCAGAAGCGTAAAGATGTCAGTTCATCCTGCCAGAAAATTTCAGTTTTGATCGCCTTACAGAGTGACAACATGCAAACGGGCTCACACTGTCCTGCAGCTGAACACCACAGAGGACTTCATGACAGCAGAGGTGAGTTGCCATCTGAACGCAATTATTGGCTGTCTGCTGGTGTCACAGTGGAAGCTGGCACAGACACCAAAGGAAACACTAAAGGATGAGCAGTTCTGTTCCAAACAAAATTGTGAAACAATTGTAACAAAAGGATGGCCAGAATATGCTAAAAGTGTTCCCATTTCAGACTGCAAAGTGCATACTAAAACAAGAGGACCTGTTGTTTGCACTAATGTGTTTTTGAGCTGCTCCTACCTCCTGTACAGGGGTCAGGTCAGCTCAGTAGAATTGCTCATGGGGAAAAAAATTGTACTACTCTTTGACCCTTAGACTAAAATAGACAAACaaagcaaaaagaaaaagaatatcAAGCATACTACTAGGCTTGTGATCAGCCAatgacaaaagaaagaaaagatgGAGATCAGGCCTGGATTACCTTCATTCTGAACGTCTCGGTCACTGAGCGGATCCTCCCAAGCTGGTCCAAAATGGCAGAGGCCTCAAAGCCAACAAAAGGATTGGACAGATATGACTGTTATGACGTCAGTTTGAGCAATTTCATCTTCCCTTACTTCCCTTGCTGTCAATCAGGAACTAAATAACTCCATGGTATTGGAAATAAATCTGAACTGCTAATAAAAGCATAATTTTCAAGACATTAaccaaaacaacaacattttatcAATATGAATGAAATTATATGGATGGCTAATAAATACTTTAAACCTCTTAAGTTATCAAAGGAAAACAAGTCAGCTAGACAACAGCTTCAGTGTTCTAATAAGGACTTCTATGAAGGCAACTGCAAACAATGATCTCTCTGTCTTTCACTTTCGGGCAATCTGTCCACAATGAGACAATGAGGTTTGTCAGTGAAAGCatgtaatcaaacaaattacttaAACACACCTTTAAAATTAAGCAAAACATTTGAAATGTTAGCATCAGGGTTGCTGTAAAATCatatttaagacttttttaagactcaaacagaaaaattaaaaccATTTTTGCACAGCAAAATAAACAGCCATTCAACAGTTTTAGCGTGTGAGTGTTTATTCAACGAAATCTGTAACATAAAGACTGATACATCTTAGTATATTTTTTGTAGCTTAGAAGCTCTTCTCTCAATTTCTCTATCCAAAATATCATCTTCGAACATAACGACATACGATTCGTCATTCATTTTTGTGGTCAGCTGTCTTTTGTTAAACGGTGCAATACCAAACCTGGCTATATATGCCATTTTATCTCTGCCACAGATGTATGTTTTTACATGCTCTGAATCAGGAAATACTGCCTTCAAAATATCCCAGCCTGTTATTTCCCAAATGAGGCattgagctgagattaggagcactttctTAACCCCTTACACTCtgcggctatttgggggatttccgcctgcatttggcctacctaaattcaaatggttcccctatacacatacaatggagaaaattaaaaaaaaacggtttcattgtatagaaaaccatttaaactacataatatcagtgtaattatttataaataacattatataggtttcaaaaactacaataaaaacaaaaaaatcataggcgctttttgattttttttttcaaaagtgtttttttgaaagtctgtaactcaggatttaggtgtctcagttctttgcaaattgttttgtttgattccactaggtctcagataccagaaaaaagattttttcatataacagtttctaattgaaagttattgaattataaccaaAGGGAGTCACATTACCCCTTTTACCCCTATTTCCCCactttttccccctaaaagtatACTTCTGTTTCttagcaaaaacaggttttataaagcatattaccccttagaatactattttactatgtaccatagcacttttcatgattattgactgaattatgtttcatttttatgtttgcctgtgtatttactgaaacacctactgtactttattgtcaatattcaatatacactcaatacatagcttagcagattattttggtgtcctttacgtttcaaagtaattataggaataaaacaaacctgaatagaagcgctgtaatacttatagacgcgcttatgagccgcggatcctctgctctccatggaaacggcccgttatttattcatttagcgtctattttggataatggcgaccgctatattcctctgagacatTATATCTACACTcaaagagtccaaaaactacatatcccacaattccccgaaccgtcgaagcatcttgtgtgacccggaacctctccatgacaCTTCTTCTTCTACGCGCTGGATATGCGTCTGTGTCATCGTTCACAGCTGTGTTCAGCACAGCGGGCGGCCGGAgagtgtaatctgatctactgagaCGCTCTGAGCGCGGCCGCAGACACACACGCAGCTGCTTGAGCGGTTCAGAGCGCACACACATAAGAGCGCAATTAGATGGAAAAAGCGCGTCTGGCAAAACAACGGATTTCTCAGCAATGAAGCAACGCAGAAACGTGAGAATGGTctcgtttgaaagaagagatcctaatctaaaagataaaatggctttttgtttagtttgtggctatttgcggctaactgaagcagtagaaTATGGAGGAAAGTTATAGAATATGTCATTTTACTCTTGAGgtaatattctgacatcgcgattcgattgaagattatttgatctctgtttgtcacacaataaaatgatttatatggtcagaatCTTGAGAAagagagctttcttgtgatatatgacttgtctgttttgagaaaaatataagaaatacacattctttgtaataattcttcataatcgttaggcggaaatttgtgtttggaacaacataaattctaagcataattttactactttatgaatcataaaactagaagttatggtattcctcgtaaagaggagactctaagctttcaaatgagaccatatttgggctgatactatatgaggaaggtcgtgtaaatgaagcagcaacattttgaaacactttttggaGAAGAGTTTAAGAGGTTAAAGGGCTTAGACTGCAGTAGAAGCCTAAAATACACTGATTGTAACAAATATATCATCTATTCTGCTGACACAAAAGCCATGTACAGGCCATGAATGTTgcatatgaccccaagaacaccatcaccACCGACAAACATGGAGGTCGAAACATTAAGCTTTggtggtgtttttctgctaaatggacaggacaactgcaccgcatcaaagaaaCGATGGATGGGCCCTTGTACTGTCAAATATTGGGTGATAACCTCCTtacctcagccagggcattaaaAATCTGTTGTGAATGGGAATTccaggcaacaaaggagtggctcaagaagaagcacattgaggtcctggagtggccaagCCAGTCTCCAGATgttaatcccatagaaatttaTGAAGAGAGCTGAAGGTTAGAGTTACCAAACTTGAGCCTTGAAACCAACATGGGTTTTGCCATCTAAAGTACTACCGAGCAACACCATTGATATTCAGGGAACAGATGGGTATTATAGACCTGTAgcgtctggaccaatcagacatagttatttgttacatttaacaaattatccttAAAACCAACAAGTCAACTTTAGGTTGGCATTCTAGAAACAACCCCCAGTTCTACGAACATTAAAGCAACTGGGCCTTaagggctcagttgccagggcaactatctgataacaccagttttacgatcCAAAGGAATGCAGCAACTTTAGGAAAGACATTTGGCCTACtgaaatggactcttccctaatttataggaaaaccttcctatgaatgaacacacaaatggtccattcattgtgtatatcattgtggtttatgtaccttgtcttttactttttttttatttgtgtaatgttttatgcatgtgttaagatagatatagatagatatctcatgtagatatattatgtacgtgtcatgtttagtatctctgaattcgtattttgatgatctaaaagatgatgcatattatatgttgatacacaggtaacatattagagtttcatgaatccctagtagatttaCATGAATTTTCCCACATGCAAAATACCTTGCTCTCAAACAAAGGGTCGTAAAAGCCCACATCATTTCGAAATCCCCCACtcggaatttcagcctctctcattggtcaagtccaCTTTGAGAGGTGTTATCTTCCTAGATGTTAAAAGGGCTCACACCTAGTTCCGACCAGTTCCTTCTGAAAACTTGATTGCTGCCTATGGGGAGGGCCTCCACAGGCCCAGGCCCAGAGGGGGGCCTCAATATATGGAGCTGTGTGGACTCTCCACACAGACTACTCCCACTGGAGTTCATTTCACTCGACTATGGAACTTATCAGAATGTACACGATCGGACATCTCTCTCTCTTCACTCCTGGCCATCTCTGGATCCCCAtctctgaagtgcggcctgcGGTTCCTCAGAACCGCTTACACAGGAGAGAGACCTCTCCTAACCtcaacagagtcaagaacaaccttGGAGTTTCAAGAAACTGCAACTCCagccatcaaatggaaccatccaggatttctccagaggctccacgagactctcgGTCGAATGCAAGTATagtttcttccactaaacagaggttaTGTGTAAGCTATCACATGCGTTTTGCgttagaaactgatggttctttcagatggtcagctcagcctcacccccccccccccttttcctGTACTGTTTTAGCCATCCTCCTAACcttgtttagattagttatatgttagtcgttagttaataaaacgtttgtgcacaaattacatgagtctctgattctgccttgcaaattaatgtccctttacgatttccgatcaagTTACAGGCTCTAATGCATTAATACTGTAAGAGtgttatttttctgtggccaagaaaatatcattgcttggAGTTGATATGAAATTACCCTGAATGTTTGCTAGacgaacagattaattgatggcgattTAATTCCGCTACACTTACCactggcggctgatataaataattgtaattaataaaaattgattgtaattatttatatacatttccatttttgagctaaattcgctacaGACCTGACATTTTAAAGGTTTTACATCTTCCATCGAATTAACTCTTTGAGACAGCTACATGGAATCTGTAACAAACAATGAGTCTTACACTTTCACCAATCTGTCAACAAGAAACTACAATGGAAACCTCTTTTCAATTACAACAAGGCAAACCACAATTGAACCTTTGAAGACACCTATATGgactgcgttcgaaaccgcatactcaatgagtaggtacttaatttccaTAAGTACTTACCTAACGAGTACTAAACGAGTAcatactctacagccaaatctcgttgagtatgaatgTGAGTTGCCATGTTGACGttaccttcttcttcttcttctttaatCGCCGTTCACTCCTACGGAGTATTACCGCCACCCACTGTACAATTTACTCACTTACATGAATTAATCTGATGTTGATGAATCTGCGTTGACGTTACCATGTGACCTGTGACGTTATACCAAGCGTAACAACTTAAAAGGTATGACTGACAGGTGCACAAACACCTGATTTCATCAGTGGAATATACCACTCTGTATAGAAGAATGTTTGCAAGAAAAATCACTGCAATATTGTCATCCAAAAGGAGACGTCGGGCAGCTGCTCGAAGGTCTCACCTTTGGAGAAGAATGTTCATTCTACAATCAAAAAATGCAGCCTGTACCCACCACCAGGAAAGGGCATCCTTGGGGATGGTGGCTATCCTTGTCTGAGTGCACCCATCTGCCTCATCACCACATAGAGAGAGCCTGTGCAGAACCCTGTGCAGGCTCGTTTCAACAGCAAGCACTCCCGTGCCTGTAACATCGTTGAGAGAGCTTTCGGGATGATGAAGACTTTCTGATTGAAAGATCTTCTTCAAGGCCTTAGAGATCAGCCCTGCCTTTGTGCCTGAGGTTGTTGCGTGCTGCGCTGTGCTTCATAATCTGGCTCTTCTCAATGGAGACATCGTTGAGCAAGTGGATGAGGAAGACAATGATGACGGCCCCCCTGAACCCCACAACCCTCAGGCAAGAGCGGGAGATCATGTGTGGGACAACCTGGCTGCAGCTGTATCTGCCCCAAACATTTGTGTGGCTGCTCTCCATGAGCATGACTatctataaaacatttaaaccaattaaaacattaaaaattagtATTGTCAGCATTTCAGTTCTTGCgtaatttttatttcaaatgtttacAAAGATATGCTCATTTCTGGTGTAGCCTTATTACTTTTGTGGTGTAGTTAGCTAAACTGCTGAACTGGTGAGCAGAAGGTTGCTGGTTTCATCTCTGCAGCAGCCATCATAACCAGTGTGTCCTTGAGCAAGGCTCATTTCTCCAGGTTGCTGTAATAAGAACACTGTAAGTCAGTTcggataaaagcatctgtcaaATGCAGAAATCGAAATTATTTTAGTAAAACCTTTTTTGAAAGCGTCTCGGACACAAACTCTCTATAAAGCTTCTGTTTTCTTACTGTTTTCTAAAGCTGTTACTATAATATAAATGCATGTCATACAGTTTTTATTTGGGggcttaaaaggttagttcacctgaACATAAATTCTATCATTATTCACCTGCCTTCATGTTGTTCAGTCTCTCTTTTTTCATTATTCCGTTAATACAATATCAGTCAATGGAGCCTGATTTTCAGGAGCTTCTTGACATTATTTGATGATTCTTTTGAAGCTTCTGAAAGTCCACTGACTGATACTCAGCTCTTGTGTAAAGGGGAAAAAACACAGGGATCAAACAACATGAAGTAAATACTGATTAAATTGATATAATTTGGTAAACTTTAATCACTTTGTTACTATTGTGTAGTTAATGCAAAACTTAAGGCAGTTTGTGCAAGCAGTCTCAAGTTCAATTTAGGTCATGGAGGGACagggtgcgttccgatcgacagggtccctacgcagtgttcactgctccctactcccttagcacggtatatccgttgaagtggacttcgctgacaataatcgctcatttggaatgccctgaaaacgtcatcaaagcaaattaacggcagggtcacgcatgattatgatttaacataaataaatattgtaatttattttactttcaaatttaaatacatataaaatacatataaacgtatgtatctaaaaaaatatagtccaaatgtatatgtttagaccgttaacagattaacagatttttgtggtcttatctcacgcacttttttccccccacacacagcctatatttaactatcctgtgataacattaaataaaacaagacagagcttcacctcgccagttttactttcattcataaaatagaatatgcaaatgtaacatgaatcgccataaccattcataaacactctaatttgtataataataacaacatttattgcaaccgcttcatttcagagccttaaaaaaaacttaaacggctcttctccatcattacttctaactggtgacgcggtgcgcaatgacagttgggtagtttttcccgtccacttcctgtgaagtgaagtactgatgttcccttattccctatgccgttcgcagtgcccttcgaactgaacatgttcgctcccttcggtttggaatctcacttaagatggcggaataccctgtgacgtccacttcgcagtccacttacggtcgaatggaacgcacctacaTTGTTCTGCAGAGTTTTTCGTACCCTAATTAACAGCTGCTTTgaaaattacagacaggtgtgttggaaCTAAACCCAACAGAGCAGATATTCCTTTATGTGCTCTATAGGAATCAGAAACACAATAATAAAACNNNNNNNNNNNNNNNNNNNNNNNNNNNNNNNNNNNNNNNNNNNNNNNNNNNNNNNNNNNNNNNNNNNNNNNNNNNNNNNNNNNNNNNNNNNNNNNNNNNNNNNNNNNNNNNNNNNNNNNNNNNNNNNNNNNNNNNNNNNNNNNNNNNNNNNNNNNNNNNNNNNNNNNNNNNNNNNNNNNNNNNNNNNNNNNNNNNNNNNNNNNNNNNNNNNNNNNNNNNNNNNNNNNNNNNNNNNNNNNNNNNNNNNNNNNNNNNNNNNNNNNNNNNNNNNNNNNNNNNNNNNNNNNNNNNNNNNNNNNNNNNNNNNNNNNNNNNNNNNNNNNNNNNNNNNNNNNNNNNNNNNNNNNNNNNNNNNNNNNNNNNNNNNNNNNNNNNNNNNNNNNNNNNNNNNNNNNNNNNNNNNNNNNNNNNNNNNNNNNNNNNNNNNNNNNNNNNNNNNNNNNNNNNNNNNNNNNNNNNNNNNNNNNNNNNNNNNNNNNNNNNNNNNNNNNNNNNNNNNNGGGTAGTTTttcccgtccacttcctgtgaagtgaagtactgatgttcccttattccctatgccgttcgcagtgcccttcgaactgaacatgttcgctcccttcggtttggaatctcacttaagatggcggaataccctgtgacgtccacttcgcagtccacttacggtcgaatggaacgcacctacaTTGTTCTGCAGAGTTTTTCGTACCCTAATTAACAGCTGCTTTgaaaattacagacaggtgtgttggaaCTAAACCCAACAGAGCAGATATTCCTTTATGTGCTCTATAGGAATCAGAAACACAATAataaaactatccttttaaagtgTGTGTGGCATTACACCCCACATATGCACAAACTATTCATCACtttatattttaacaatttatgAATGTTATCTTCTGAATGCA
Proteins encoded in this region:
- the LOC141332719 gene encoding uncharacterized protein gives rise to the protein MAFIKEESEDMKIEETFRVKHEDTEEQTDMMLLKEKSEELNEMEDKVQYDKLDYTKEKLFSCSQTKNTPSQRRAQKTESGNNFTCQQCGKSFTKKQNLKIHMRIHTGEKPYTCKQCGRRFIIKGTLNRHMRIHTGEKPYTCDQCGICFTQIGVLKRHMRIHTGEKPYTCRLCGNSFVRKGGLKYHMSIHTGEKPYICQQCGKSFSQQGNLNVHMRIHIEESFICHHCGRIFTKKGYLKVHMRIHSGDKT